In one Oryza glaberrima chromosome 2, OglaRS2, whole genome shotgun sequence genomic region, the following are encoded:
- the LOC127764527 gene encoding L-lactate dehydrogenase A-like, whose product MSHKTTIDHFHFHFQERSTSPLAFHPVSEGGRSRSRSRSRSRDMKKASSLSELGFDAEGASSGFFRPVADGGSTPTSHRRRLTKISVIGAGNVGMAIAQTILTRDMADEIALVDAVPDKLRGEMLDLQHAAAFLPRVRLVSDTDLAVTRGSDLAIVTAGARQIPGESRLNLLQRNVALFRKIVPALAEHSPEALLLIVSNPVDVLTYVAWKLSGFPASRVIGSGTNLDSSRFRFLLAEHLQVNAQDVQAYMVGEHGDSSVAIWSSMSVAGMPVLKSLRESHQSFDEEALEGIRRAVVDSAYEVISLKGYTSWAIGYSVASLAASLLRDQHRIHPVSVLASGFHGIPQDHEVFLSLPARLGRAGVLGVAEMELTEEEARRLRRSAKTLWENCQLLDL is encoded by the exons ATGAGCCACAAAACCACCATCGatcatttccatttccattttcaGGAGAGATCCACATCGCCGTTGGCCTTTCATCCAGTGAGTGAGGGAGGGagatctcgatctcgatctcgatctcggtCTCGCGACATGAAGAAGGCTTCGTCTCTGTCGGAGCTGGGGTTCGACGCGGAGGGCGCGTCGTCGGGGTTCTTCCGTCCGGTGGCGGACGGCGGATCGACGCCGACGTCGCACCGGCGTCGGCTGACGAAGATATCGGTGATCGGCGCGGGCAACGTGGGGATGGCGATCGCGCAGACCATCCTGACCCGGGACATGGCGGACGAGATCGCGCTGGTGGACGCGGTGCCGGACAAGCTGCGCGGGGAGATGCTGGACCTGCAGCACGCGGCGGCGTTCCTCCCCCGCGTCCGCCTCGTCTCCGACACCGACCTGGCCGTCACGCGCGGCTCCGACCTGGCCATCGTCACGGCCGGCGCGCGCCAGATCCCCGGGGAGAGCCGCCTGAACCTGCTGCAGCGGAACGTGGCGCTGTTCCGGAAGATCGTGCCGGCGCTGGCGGAGCACTCGCCGGAGGCGCTGCTGCTGATCGTCTCCAACCCCGTCGACGTGCTGACGTACGTGGCGTGGAAGCTGTCGGGGTTCCCGGCGAGCCGCGTCATCGGCTCCGGCACCAACCTCGACTCCTCCAGGTtccgcttcctcctcgccgagcaCCTCCAGGTCAACGCCCAGGATGTCCAG gCGTACATGGTGGGAGAGCACGGGGACAGCTCGGTGGCGATATGGTCGAGCATGAGCGTGGCCGGGATGCCGGTGCTCAAGTCGCTGCGGGAGAGCCACCAGAGCTTCGACGAGGAGGCCCTGGAGGGAATCCGGCGAGCGGTGGTGGACAGCGCGTACGAGGTGATCAGCCTCAAGGGCTACACCTCCTGGGCCATCGGCTACTCCGTCGccagcctcgccgcctccctcctccgcgaCCAGCACCGCATCCACCCCGTCTCCGTCCTCGCCTCCGGCTTCCACGGCATCCCCCAAGACCACGAGGTCTTCCTCAGCCTCCCCGCCCgcctcggccgcgccggcgtcctCGGCGTCGCCGAGATGGAGCTCACCGAGGAGGaggcccgccgcctccgccgctccgccaAGACGCTCTGGGAGAACTGCCAGCTGCTCGACCTCTAA